From Emcibacter nanhaiensis, one genomic window encodes:
- a CDS encoding HlyD family type I secretion periplasmic adaptor subunit codes for MIKLPFKFDPSSAQHLGANVLFYSIVAFVVLFFIWASFSELDEVTRGMGRVVPAKQIQVVQNLEGGIIKEILVKSGQEVKAGDILVRMDSTQLGSDLKKNEEEYLALDLKTRRLQAETDLKAVEFPEDLSQRYPDQVARELNLNKARLSGLRASLSGLEAKKKNLEQELIEARMMSVNSEENEELAQAEIDMIGPLVEKGIEPRISLIRAQQKMTEAKSERQRSELGIEKAKKSIEEVELNIEQAREQFRTETLSELSEAQSRFNQLRETIPALSDRVYRTDVVAPTDGIVNQVLVTTVGGVVKPGMSIVELVPSDDSLLVEAEIRPQDIAFLYPGQAAKVKITAYDFARYGALDGTVETISADAILNEREEYVYIAKIRTKQNSLEADGDTLPIIPGMVADVNIVHGKKTILEYLINPVLRLRDNALRER; via the coding sequence ATGATTAAACTGCCGTTCAAATTCGACCCGTCCTCGGCCCAGCATCTCGGCGCCAATGTGCTGTTTTACAGCATTGTCGCCTTTGTGGTGCTGTTTTTCATCTGGGCTTCTTTTTCCGAGCTCGACGAAGTCACCCGCGGCATGGGCCGGGTGGTGCCGGCCAAACAGATCCAGGTGGTGCAGAACCTGGAAGGCGGCATCATCAAGGAAATCCTGGTCAAGTCGGGCCAGGAAGTGAAAGCGGGCGATATCCTGGTGCGCATGGACAGCACCCAGCTGGGCTCCGACCTCAAGAAAAACGAAGAGGAATATCTCGCCCTGGACCTGAAAACCCGGCGGTTGCAGGCGGAAACGGACCTGAAAGCGGTGGAGTTTCCCGAAGATCTCAGCCAGCGCTACCCGGACCAGGTGGCGCGGGAACTAAACCTCAACAAGGCACGACTGTCCGGCCTGCGCGCCTCGCTGAGTGGCTTGGAAGCCAAGAAAAAGAACCTGGAACAGGAACTGATCGAAGCGCGCATGATGTCGGTCAACTCCGAGGAAAACGAGGAACTGGCCCAGGCGGAAATCGACATGATCGGCCCGCTGGTGGAAAAGGGCATCGAACCCCGGATCAGCCTGATCAGGGCCCAGCAGAAAATGACCGAGGCCAAGAGCGAACGCCAGCGCTCCGAACTCGGTATCGAAAAAGCCAAGAAATCCATCGAGGAAGTGGAGCTGAATATCGAGCAGGCCCGGGAACAGTTCCGCACCGAAACGCTGAGCGAACTGAGCGAAGCCCAGAGCCGGTTCAACCAGCTGCGCGAAACCATCCCCGCCCTGTCCGACCGGGTGTACCGCACCGATGTGGTGGCGCCGACCGACGGCATCGTCAACCAGGTGCTGGTCACCACCGTGGGCGGCGTGGTCAAGCCGGGCATGTCCATCGTTGAACTGGTACCGAGCGACGACAGCCTGCTGGTCGAGGCGGAAATCCGCCCCCAGGACATCGCTTTCCTGTATCCGGGACAGGCGGCCAAGGTGAAGATTACCGCCTATGACTTTGCCCGCTACGGGGCGCTCGACGGCACAGTGGAAACCATCAGCGCCGACGCGATCCTCAACGAGCGCGAGGAATATGTCTATATCGCCAAAATCAGGACCAAGCAGAACAGCCTCGAAGCCGACGGCGACACCCTGCCGATCATTCCCGGTATGGTCGCCGACGTCAACATCGTTCACGGCAAGAAAACCATCCTCGAATATCTGATCAATCCGGTACTCCGCCTCAGGGACAATGCACTGCGGGAGCGGTAG